One genomic window of Parasteatoda tepidariorum isolate YZ-2023 chromosome 9, CAS_Ptep_4.0, whole genome shotgun sequence includes the following:
- the LOC139426366 gene encoding cell adhesion molecule Dscam2-like translates to MKKVINQILLLKIFFLWKIVSCGDAPILIPFTFPSALREGESATVVCAIRTGDRPLVFQWLQNSDLLKETSGIEIQSAKDVSLLSIESVVRQMSGNYTCIVKNAYGTDKHTANLAVSSPPEWSKEPSNAIGKQGENLILECEAAGVPQPTITWISDKSNVPISNDAGSSIRISSAGSLTLSNLDSSMQGHYTCVADNGFSDSLKKQVSVTVRGKLWRKFLRPNAY, encoded by the exons ATGAAAAAAGTCATAAATCAAATCCTGCtgctgaagatattttttttatggaagatTGTATCATGCGGAG ATGCTCCTATCTTGATACCGTTTACATTTCCGTCAGCATTGAGAGAAGGTGAAAGTGCAACTGTGGTTTGTGCAATACGCACAGGTGACAGGCCCCTTGTATTTCAGTGGTTACAAAACAGCGATCTGTTAAAAGAAACTTCAGGTATCGAAATCCAATCTGCTAAAGACGTTTCACTATTATCTATTGAATCTGTAGTACGACAAATGTCTGGAAATTATACGTGTATAGTGAAGAATGCCTATGGAACTGACAAACATACTGCAAACTTGGCTGTTTCTT ctccTCCTGAATGGTCAAAAGAGCCATCAAATGCAATTGGAAAGCAAGGTGAAAACTTAATCCTGGAATGCGAAGCCGCAGGTGTCCCTCAACCAACAATAACATGGATATCTG ATAAAAGTAATGTTCCCATATCGAATGATGCTGGATCATCTATTCGTATTTCATCAGCAGGATCTCTTACATTGAGCAATCTAGACTCTTCAATGCAAGGACATTACACATGTGTTGCAGATAATGGATTTAGTGATTCTTTGAAAAAGCAAGTTTCTGTAACAGTGCGTGGTAAGTTgtggagaaaatttttaagacccAATGcctattaa